One Nostoc sp. UHCC 0302 DNA window includes the following coding sequences:
- the glsA gene encoding glutaminase A codes for MRVSCQLHVNQGDLEIVLPDILKELHSKYKSMQEGAVANYIPELAKVNPDLFSICIVTVDGQVYEVGDYEQLFTIQSISKVFAYGLALEDHGLDYVLTRVGVEPTGDAFNAIVLDEQSKRPYNPMVNAGAIATTSLIKGSGPTERLNRMLDMFRRYIGRDRDVFVDISAFTSERSTGHRNRAMAYLMLNFGMIDRNIEEALDLYFQQCAVIVNCQDLALMAATLANRGINPITKEQAVDSRYIKDILSVMYTCGMYNFAGEWAYKVGIPAKSGVCGGILAVVPHKMGIGVFSPRLDARGNSVRGVKVCEELSQQLGLHLFECSGQSRF; via the coding sequence TTGAGAGTAAGCTGTCAGCTTCATGTAAACCAAGGAGATTTAGAAATCGTTCTACCAGATATTCTTAAAGAGTTGCATTCCAAGTACAAGTCAATGCAAGAGGGAGCAGTAGCGAACTACATTCCCGAACTAGCAAAGGTAAACCCCGACTTGTTCAGCATTTGCATTGTGACAGTAGATGGTCAAGTTTACGAAGTTGGGGACTATGAGCAGCTTTTTACAATTCAGTCAATTTCCAAAGTATTTGCCTACGGACTCGCCTTAGAAGATCATGGGCTAGATTATGTGTTGACTAGAGTTGGCGTGGAACCCACAGGGGATGCATTTAACGCGATTGTCCTAGATGAGCAATCGAAGCGACCTTATAATCCAATGGTAAACGCTGGGGCGATCGCAACCACTAGCTTAATCAAGGGTTCTGGCCCAACGGAACGTCTTAATCGGATGTTGGATATGTTCCGGCGGTATATTGGTCGAGATCGGGATGTGTTTGTTGATATCTCAGCTTTTACCTCAGAACGGAGTACAGGACATCGCAACCGCGCAATGGCATACCTGATGCTCAACTTTGGCATGATTGACCGAAATATAGAAGAAGCTTTGGATCTCTATTTCCAACAGTGTGCTGTGATCGTCAATTGTCAAGACTTAGCATTGATGGCAGCTACCCTTGCTAACAGAGGTATTAACCCAATCACAAAAGAACAAGCGGTAGATAGCCGTTACATCAAAGATATTCTCAGCGTTATGTACACCTGTGGGATGTATAACTTTGCTGGTGAGTGGGCTTATAAAGTTGGTATTCCTGCTAAAAGCGGTGTTTGTGGTGGAATTCTAGCTGTTGTACCGCACAAGATGGGAATAGGAGTGTTTTCACCGCGGCTCGATGCACGTGGTAACAGTGTACGGGGAGTGAAGGTATGTGAAGAACTTTCCCAGCAGTTGGGTTTACATTTATTTGAATGTTCAGGACAAAGCCGCTTCTAA
- a CDS encoding superoxide dismutase produces the protein MAFTQSPLPYDFNALEPFGISGETFEYHYGKHHKAYVDNLNKLTDGTELADKPLEEVIKISYKDPSKVGIFNNAAQVWNHTFFWNSQKPGGGGTPTGELASKIEKDFGSFDKFKEEFSNAAATQFGSGWAWLIDDGGTLKVIKTPNAENPVAYGQKALLTLDVWEHAYYIDYRNARPAFIKNYLDQLVNWDFATENLTKA, from the coding sequence ATGGCATTTACACAGTCTCCGCTACCTTACGACTTTAATGCTTTAGAGCCTTTTGGTATATCAGGCGAAACTTTTGAGTATCACTATGGCAAGCATCACAAAGCTTATGTAGACAACCTAAATAAGCTAACTGACGGTACAGAACTAGCTGATAAGCCGCTAGAAGAGGTGATCAAGATTTCCTATAAAGATCCCTCTAAAGTAGGAATTTTCAACAATGCTGCCCAAGTTTGGAACCACACCTTCTTCTGGAACTCCCAAAAACCAGGTGGTGGCGGTACACCAACAGGTGAACTGGCCTCGAAAATCGAAAAAGATTTTGGCAGCTTCGACAAATTCAAAGAAGAGTTCTCTAATGCTGCTGCAACTCAGTTTGGCAGTGGATGGGCTTGGCTGATTGATGATGGTGGCACGTTGAAAGTAATTAAAACACCAAATGCAGAGAACCCTGTAGCTTATGGACAAAAGGCACTCCTCACATTGGATGTTTGGGAACACGCCTACTACATTGACTACAGAAATGCCCGTCCTGCGTTCATCAAGAATTACCTAGACCAATTGGTTAACTGGGATTTCGCTACCGAAAATTTGACCAAAGCTTAA
- a CDS encoding Uma2 family endonuclease, which produces MSELKTKLPADTWITATWDEYIQVVENPAYGKAKGYYYNGKMRIEMLPVGNDHASDHTIVILAASNYAAIKGIPMNGKDNCTYRKTGFNEAQPDVSYYIGENADVIPWGTSIINLDNYPPPNLVIEVANTSLADDKGEKRLLYEELGVSEYWIIDVQNLQVIAFAIENGGSRRITQSQVLPGLKFSLLEEAFRQTRQMNQSRVVAWLLSQFQQL; this is translated from the coding sequence ATGAGTGAACTAAAAACAAAACTACCCGCTGATACTTGGATAACAGCTACTTGGGATGAATACATTCAAGTAGTTGAAAATCCCGCCTATGGAAAAGCCAAGGGGTATTACTACAACGGCAAAATGAGGATTGAAATGCTACCAGTAGGTAATGACCACGCTAGCGACCACACGATTGTTATCCTTGCTGCTAGTAATTACGCAGCTATCAAAGGCATTCCCATGAATGGGAAAGATAATTGTACTTATCGCAAAACTGGCTTTAATGAAGCTCAACCTGATGTGTCTTATTATATTGGCGAAAATGCTGATGTAATTCCTTGGGGAACTTCTATCATTAACCTCGATAACTATCCACCGCCAAATTTGGTTATTGAGGTTGCCAATACTTCTCTAGCAGATGATAAAGGTGAAAAACGTCTACTCTATGAAGAATTAGGAGTAAGTGAATATTGGATTATAGATGTACAAAATCTCCAAGTGATTGCTTTTGCTATTGAAAATGGTGGCAGTAGGAGAATTACTCAGTCTCAGGTATTACCAGGATTAAAATTTTCTCTTTTAGAAGAGGCTTTCAGACAGACTCGTCAAATGAATCAAAGCCGAGTTGTCGCTTGGTTATTATCGCAATTTCAACAGCTGTAA
- a CDS encoding DUF4351 domain-containing protein, which yields MIDHDRLFKELLSNFFPEFIELFFPDVSAYWKPDSVEFLPQEMFTDVTEGERKIVDLIVRASFQSQDALFIIHLEHQSYSQAGFNKRMFTYFARLHEKFALPVYPVVIYSHDSPQTPEPNTYRIEFPGWTVLEFNYRVIQLNRLHWQDFVNQLNPVASALMSKMRMQTQERPTVKLLSLQLLASLGLNSAQVQLISGFIDTYLDLNSEEEAVFQEQLARIEPSQEEEVMEIVTSWMREGIQRGQQQEAITLIMRQLTRRFGSLTPQLQEQIQSLPVVELENLGEALLDFSTIADLESWLEAK from the coding sequence ATGATTGATCATGACCGCCTGTTCAAAGAACTCCTCAGCAACTTTTTCCCAGAGTTCATCGAACTCTTTTTCCCTGATGTCAGTGCCTATTGGAAACCTGACTCTGTGGAGTTTTTACCGCAAGAGATGTTCACGGATGTCACCGAAGGAGAGCGTAAAATTGTTGATTTAATCGTGCGAGCCTCATTTCAAAGCCAGGATGCTCTTTTTATCATCCACTTAGAACACCAATCTTATTCTCAAGCTGGCTTCAATAAGCGAATGTTCACTTATTTTGCACGTTTACATGAAAAATTTGCCCTGCCAGTTTATCCAGTGGTAATTTATTCTCATGATTCTCCTCAAACCCCAGAACCAAACACCTATCGCATCGAGTTTCCCGGTTGGACTGTACTAGAATTCAACTACCGAGTCATCCAGCTAAATCGTTTACATTGGCAAGATTTTGTAAATCAGCTAAATCCTGTAGCCAGCGCTTTGATGTCCAAAATGCGGATGCAGACTCAAGAACGTCCTACTGTAAAGCTGCTATCCCTACAATTGTTAGCTAGTTTGGGATTAAACTCCGCACAAGTGCAGTTAATTTCTGGTTTTATTGATACTTATCTTGATTTGAATTCTGAAGAAGAGGCAGTGTTTCAAGAACAGCTTGCTAGGATTGAACCAAGCCAGGAGGAAGAAGTTATGGAAATTGTCACTAGTTGGATGAGAGAAGGTATTCAAAGGGGACAGCAGCAGGAGGCTATAACGCTGATTATGCGTCAACTTACCCGTCGGTTCGGTTCCTTGACTCCTCAATTGCAGGAACAGATTCAGAGTTTACCTGTTGTAGAGTTAGAAAATTTGGGTGAAGCGCTGTTAGATTTTTCTACTATTGCTGATTTAGAGTCTTGGTTAGAGGCTAAGTAA
- a CDS encoding AIR synthase related protein — protein sequence MAQALDQVDYDTLDAAKRRFIDAAKRTLGFASAYGTVPVSGFGGSANAFSFNLASFLEAGNQELSLTLVPEGLGTADDTRPEDLSEAELRRFWWNIGIKIISCLTNDAASSGMQTVLLGLYLPSSTPETVFTPAFLDGFLDGVVEGCKRVGCVYLSGETPQLKTKMIAGRLDIAGSVFGVMPPGVAPIDGSRLDAGNTIVLVESTGPHENGFTPLRKLAESLPDGYRTKLPSGQELWEAMNAASNLYTPLVQAVLREGIRPTAMENITGHGWQKLMRSAKPLRYVVETMLPVPELFTFAEDHLEGGAAMMLSVFNYGAGFAFYTESEQDAEKIVMLAREHELTAVIAGRVEASPNREVVVVPLGVTLKGESFGIARGA from the coding sequence ATGGCTCAAGCTCTCGATCAAGTCGATTACGATACTCTCGATGCCGCAAAGCGGCGCTTCATCGATGCTGCAAAACGTACGCTTGGTTTTGCAAGCGCTTATGGAACAGTTCCCGTCTCTGGGTTCGGAGGAAGCGCTAACGCTTTCAGTTTCAACTTAGCTTCGTTTCTTGAGGCAGGGAATCAAGAACTTTCCTTGACGCTTGTTCCTGAAGGACTCGGAACAGCAGATGATACCCGGCCAGAGGATCTTTCGGAAGCAGAGTTGCGGCGGTTCTGGTGGAACATCGGTATCAAGATCATCTCATGTCTGACAAACGACGCTGCATCCTCTGGTATGCAAACGGTGCTGCTTGGTCTTTATCTGCCGTCGAGTACTCCTGAAACGGTGTTTACCCCCGCCTTCCTTGACGGGTTTCTCGATGGAGTAGTTGAAGGGTGCAAACGAGTCGGATGCGTTTACCTTTCAGGCGAAACTCCTCAATTAAAAACTAAGATGATTGCGGGCAGGCTTGACATTGCTGGCTCAGTCTTTGGCGTCATGCCACCGGGTGTTGCTCCTATCGACGGTTCACGTCTGGATGCTGGAAATACAATCGTTCTTGTCGAAAGCACAGGCCCCCATGAAAACGGTTTTACCCCGTTGCGAAAGCTCGCCGAATCGCTCCCTGATGGCTACAGAACAAAACTTCCAAGCGGGCAGGAGTTGTGGGAGGCGATGAACGCCGCCTCGAATCTTTACACACCCCTTGTACAGGCGGTACTTCGCGAAGGAATTCGTCCCACTGCGATGGAAAATATTACTGGGCATGGTTGGCAGAAGTTGATGCGGTCGGCGAAGCCGTTGCGGTATGTGGTTGAGACTATGCTGCCAGTACCTGAACTATTTACCTTTGCCGAGGATCATCTTGAGGGCGGGGCAGCAATGATGCTTTCTGTGTTCAACTATGGGGCAGGATTTGCGTTCTATACAGAGTCTGAGCAAGATGCAGAGAAGATTGTCATGTTGGCAAGAGAACATGAGCTCACAGCGGTGATTGCTGGCAGGGTTGAAGCGTCTCCTAACCGCGAGGTAGTAGTAGTGCCACTGGGTGTCACGTTGAAGGGAGAGTCTTTTGGCATTGCGCGAGGGGCATAG
- a CDS encoding cytochrome c peroxidase — protein sequence MRKIKISAMFVVAVLDKVTNLASTFSKRIKSSVIIAAIVAIAILAGHTVSAQITIPPNFALAPLDSVPIPEPDNLYTFVKDKKKAIALGKALFWDMQVGSDGIMSCATCHFHAGADNRIKNQINPEILRVNIDGSPNPDTTFSIGKPNYTLKPGDYPFHKLADPNNRLSEIQSDSNDVSASQGVFNSKYVNDNPGSTQDIVTQLDDPVFNVGGTEVRRVEPRNTPSVINAVFNFRNFWDGRAENVFNGVDPFGTRNPNAKLYKADTILSLLKEVSVKLKNSSLASQAVAPPLSAIEMSADGRTFQEVGDKFSFGLLDIFDLVKNKKLLLPRELGHKLLPLRPLSKQIVAADDSVLGEYSRAPQKGLKTLSYEQMIKAAFKPEWWQSTQLIQIDKTDGNSRKVVLLPDLSSTTEEYTQLEYNWSLFFGLAIQMYESTLVSDDAPIDQFLKGTTSALTAQAKAGRTIFENSGCIFCHGGAELTAASVRNVQTTGRLTRSPAPGNPIEDTGFFTIGVRPELDDPGVGGNDGLKPESRSLSEARLAQQGKFQEVFGEAPNITPGPDPNDVADQGAFKAPGLRNVELTAPYMHNGGMLTLRQVVDFYSRGAGDDNPNKPRLPVLNLSEDNKQALIAFLKSLTDERVRYEKAPFDHPQLFVPDGHPGDETSVATSVADDGTEKATDALTEIPVVGRNGRSSPPLNFLETP from the coding sequence ATGAGAAAAATCAAAATTAGCGCCATGTTTGTGGTTGCTGTGTTAGATAAGGTGACTAATCTAGCATCAACATTCTCGAAGAGAATCAAAAGTAGTGTGATAATTGCTGCGATAGTTGCGATCGCCATACTGGCCGGACATACTGTATCAGCGCAAATAACGATACCGCCAAATTTCGCTTTAGCTCCGCTAGACAGTGTGCCGATTCCAGAGCCTGATAATCTCTACACCTTCGTTAAAGATAAGAAAAAAGCGATCGCCTTGGGAAAAGCCCTGTTTTGGGATATGCAGGTTGGCAGCGATGGCATTATGTCGTGTGCTACTTGCCACTTTCATGCAGGAGCAGACAACAGAATTAAAAATCAGATCAATCCGGAAATTTTGCGCGTCAATATTGATGGTAGTCCGAATCCAGATACTACTTTTAGCATAGGCAAGCCCAACTACACACTCAAACCCGGAGATTACCCATTCCACAAACTGGCAGATCCAAATAACCGTTTGTCAGAAATTCAGTCTGATAGTAATGATGTCAGCGCCTCTCAAGGTGTCTTCAATTCAAAATACGTTAATGATAATCCTGGTAGCACTCAGGATATAGTGACTCAACTTGATGATCCAGTCTTTAATGTCGGAGGCACGGAAGTTCGACGGGTAGAGCCACGCAATACACCAAGCGTCATCAATGCCGTGTTCAACTTCCGTAACTTTTGGGACGGACGAGCCGAGAACGTTTTCAACGGCGTAGATCCGTTTGGGACAAGAAACCCCAATGCGAAACTTTACAAAGCAGACACTATCTTAAGTCTGCTGAAAGAAGTCAGTGTCAAACTCAAAAATTCATCTCTAGCTTCCCAAGCAGTTGCGCCACCGCTCAGTGCTATAGAGATGTCCGCAGACGGTCGGACATTCCAAGAGGTTGGTGACAAATTTAGTTTTGGGTTGCTCGACATATTCGATCTTGTCAAGAATAAGAAGCTCCTGCTCCCTAGAGAGCTTGGCCACAAGTTACTTCCACTCAGACCACTTAGCAAACAGATTGTGGCTGCTGATGACAGTGTTTTAGGTGAATACAGCAGAGCGCCTCAAAAAGGTCTGAAAACGCTAAGTTATGAGCAGATGATTAAAGCCGCCTTCAAGCCAGAGTGGTGGCAATCTACTCAGTTAATCCAAATTGATAAAACGGACGGTAATAGTCGAAAAGTAGTCCTTCTGCCGGATCTCTCAAGCACCACCGAGGAATACACACAATTGGAGTACAACTGGTCACTGTTCTTTGGGCTAGCAATTCAAATGTACGAATCTACATTAGTATCCGATGATGCGCCTATTGACCAGTTCTTGAAAGGAACAACTAGCGCCCTAACTGCCCAAGCGAAGGCGGGTCGCACTATTTTTGAGAACAGTGGTTGCATCTTTTGCCACGGCGGAGCAGAATTAACTGCTGCTTCAGTAAGAAACGTGCAGACGACTGGGCGACTAACACGCTCACCAGCACCTGGAAACCCCATTGAAGACACTGGCTTTTTCACAATTGGAGTGAGACCAGAGCTTGACGATCCAGGTGTAGGCGGTAATGACGGTTTAAAACCTGAGTCGCGATCGCTTTCAGAGGCGCGGCTAGCTCAACAAGGAAAGTTCCAAGAGGTCTTTGGTGAAGCACCCAATATTACACCTGGCCCAGACCCCAATGATGTTGCAGATCAAGGAGCGTTTAAGGCTCCTGGACTCCGCAATGTCGAGCTGACTGCTCCCTATATGCACAATGGTGGAATGTTGACTCTGCGGCAAGTAGTAGATTTCTACAGTCGGGGCGCAGGGGACGACAATCCAAATAAACCTCGCCTTCCTGTACTTAATCTGAGTGAAGATAACAAGCAGGCATTAATAGCTTTCTTAAAATCGCTGACTGATGAGCGAGTACGTTACGAAAAAGCACCCTTTGACCATCCGCAACTGTTCGTTCCTGATGGACATCCAGGAGACGAAACCTCTGTTGCCACCTCTGTTGCCGATGACGGCACAGAGAAAGCCACCGATGCCCTGACGGAAATCCCAGTTGTTGGTCGTAATGGTCGCAGCAGCCCCCCTCTCAACTTCCTTGAAACTCCCTAA
- a CDS encoding septal ring lytic transglycosylase RlpA family protein: MNQRHLWTIVALFMTVLGIPSIGCTQTTKGTAQASQKPPTNDVVKVGEYQSTAGTPSSDAVITAIHPHNVGGRKAATLFIRNIPVLTFLSSVPEASTETKKVGEVGDGKGVQSYALLASSSPKLAMTGNVIGVSNQISAVDDDPVQRASVIAAKINELIRENVNADKITVSWKAGGESTAPNQAQNKTVSSQQQPSDRYAIKINSDELVEISEDTRLPDTTKNLAQDALQATNRMRRLLGNASPLTAITNLPVRSAASIVKFPKEIAVGGVRLSFRGVASFYGYDGSGSQTASGERFNPEGMTAAHRSLPLGTKVRVTNTRNGRSVVVRINDRGPYIRGRIIDLSAGAARIIGMMGSGVAPVHIEVLGK; encoded by the coding sequence ATGAATCAAAGACATTTGTGGACTATTGTCGCCCTGTTTATGACTGTATTGGGGATACCCTCAATCGGTTGCACTCAAACCACCAAGGGAACCGCGCAAGCATCCCAAAAACCACCTACTAATGATGTGGTTAAGGTGGGAGAGTACCAATCAACAGCAGGCACACCTTCCTCTGACGCTGTGATTACAGCAATTCATCCTCACAACGTTGGAGGACGTAAGGCGGCAACCCTTTTTATCCGGAATATTCCCGTTCTCACCTTTTTGAGTTCCGTACCGGAAGCAAGTACGGAAACTAAGAAAGTTGGTGAAGTTGGAGATGGTAAGGGCGTACAATCGTACGCCCTTCTTGCTAGCAGCTCACCAAAGCTGGCGATGACTGGGAATGTAATAGGTGTGAGTAACCAGATTAGTGCTGTTGACGATGACCCAGTTCAAAGAGCTAGTGTCATAGCAGCTAAGATCAACGAGCTAATCCGAGAAAATGTTAACGCCGATAAGATCACTGTAAGTTGGAAAGCTGGGGGCGAATCTACAGCTCCAAACCAAGCCCAAAATAAAACTGTCTCTAGCCAACAACAGCCAAGCGATCGCTATGCTATCAAAATCAATAGCGATGAATTGGTAGAAATCAGTGAAGATACGCGACTACCAGATACTACCAAGAACCTTGCACAAGACGCATTGCAAGCAACCAATCGGATGCGAAGACTTCTAGGCAATGCATCACCCTTAACTGCGATTACTAACTTACCAGTGCGTTCAGCAGCCTCAATAGTCAAGTTCCCCAAAGAGATTGCTGTTGGTGGAGTCCGGCTCTCTTTCAGAGGTGTAGCTTCCTTTTATGGCTATGATGGTTCTGGCAGCCAAACCGCCAGCGGTGAGAGATTCAATCCAGAAGGAATGACAGCTGCCCATCGCAGCTTGCCCCTTGGCACTAAAGTCCGTGTTACTAACACCCGCAATGGCCGCTCTGTAGTGGTGAGAATTAATGACCGGGGACCATACATTCGGGGTCGAATTATTGACCTGTCAGCCGGTGCAGCGCGGATTATAGGAATGATGGGTAGTGGTGTAGCACCAGTGCATATTGAAGTCTTGGGCAAATAA
- a CDS encoding PHP domain-containing protein, producing the protein MVVNFTKTAASTQLLKQIFQSIDANSCPRLFNFHMHTVYSDGRLQPSGLMEQAIAINLKGFAITDHHSVAGYQEAQSWLEDWKWNNPGASTPYLWSGAEINANLLDTDVHILAYSFEPEHSSIKPYLQRKVNTGQEYQIANVIAAIHDAGGLAVLAHPARYKRSHFDLIPAAAELGIDGVETFYAYNNPSPWQPSALESQQVQKLASEYCLFNTCGTDTHGLNLLQRL; encoded by the coding sequence ATGGTTGTCAATTTTACTAAGACTGCTGCTTCGACACAACTTTTGAAACAAATATTCCAGAGCATTGATGCAAATAGTTGTCCAAGACTATTCAACTTTCATATGCACACAGTCTACTCAGATGGGAGGTTGCAACCAAGTGGATTGATGGAGCAGGCGATCGCTATTAACTTAAAAGGATTTGCCATTACTGACCACCATAGTGTTGCTGGGTATCAAGAAGCACAATCTTGGCTAGAAGACTGGAAGTGGAATAATCCTGGTGCAAGCACTCCTTATCTGTGGAGTGGTGCAGAAATCAATGCCAATCTTTTAGATACAGATGTTCATATTTTGGCTTATAGCTTTGAACCAGAACACTCTAGTATAAAACCCTATCTGCAAAGAAAGGTAAATACAGGTCAAGAATATCAAATAGCAAACGTGATTGCTGCTATTCATGATGCTGGGGGATTAGCAGTACTTGCTCATCCTGCTCGTTATAAGCGATCGCATTTTGATTTAATTCCAGCCGCTGCTGAACTTGGTATTGATGGCGTTGAAACTTTTTACGCCTATAACAATCCTAGTCCCTGGCAACCCAGTGCTTTAGAATCACAACAAGTACAAAAATTGGCTAGTGAATACTGTCTTTTTAATACCTGTGGTACTGATACCCACGGTTTAAACCTGCTACAACGTTTGTAA
- a CDS encoding bifunctional pantoate--beta-alanine ligase/(d)CMP kinase, whose translation MRLLTTVAALRCYLTKRRSENKLITLPDETSSWFQTAVGLVPTMGGLHQGHLSLIRRARQENSTVIVSIFVNPLQFAPNEDYQRYPRTLEQDRQLCEQAGVDAIFAPTPEEIAVPQKSIQESMVTQVIPPSAMITGLCGRSRLGHFQGVATIVTKLFNLVQPDRAYFGQKDGQQLAVIRRLVTDLDLPVEIVACPTVREASGLALSSRNQYLTATEKEQASVLCRCLQRAESAFHAGERDSSKLIAAVQQEVAMVSNVLVEYIELVEPTTLMSLEKVEEEGMLAIAARLGSTRLIDNTILRDRQPIIAIDGPAGAGKSTVARQVAANLGLVYLDTGAMYRAVTWLVLQTGIAIDDDCAIAELASQCKIELTHSQELQSPVRVWINGTDVTQSIRTIEVTSKVSAIAAQAAVRQALVKQQQSWGKRGGLVAEGRDIGTHVFPDAEVKVFLTASVSERARRRQQDFNKQGQPEVSLEQLEQDIAERDWKDSTRNVSPLRKAADAMEIQTDGLNASEVTAQIVNYYQQRFSH comes from the coding sequence GTGCGCCTGCTGACAACAGTTGCAGCTTTACGCTGCTATTTAACTAAACGCCGCTCAGAAAACAAGCTAATTACGCTTCCAGATGAGACGAGCAGCTGGTTCCAGACAGCAGTCGGTCTAGTGCCGACGATGGGAGGGTTACATCAAGGTCATTTAAGCTTGATTCGACGGGCAAGGCAAGAAAATTCTACGGTGATTGTCAGTATTTTCGTCAATCCCCTGCAATTTGCTCCAAATGAGGATTATCAACGCTACCCCCGTACTTTAGAGCAAGACCGACAACTTTGTGAACAAGCTGGGGTAGATGCAATTTTTGCGCCAACTCCGGAAGAAATAGCGGTTCCTCAGAAGAGTATACAAGAATCGATGGTTACACAAGTTATCCCTCCATCTGCTATGATAACTGGCTTGTGTGGTCGTTCTCGGCTAGGTCACTTCCAAGGTGTGGCTACGATTGTGACCAAGCTTTTCAACTTGGTACAGCCTGACCGAGCTTACTTCGGTCAAAAAGATGGTCAGCAACTGGCTGTTATTAGACGGCTGGTGACTGATTTGGATTTGCCAGTAGAAATTGTTGCTTGTCCAACTGTACGGGAAGCATCAGGTCTTGCCTTGAGTTCCCGTAATCAATATTTGACTGCAACGGAGAAAGAACAAGCATCTGTATTATGTCGCTGCTTACAACGAGCTGAAAGTGCGTTTCACGCTGGGGAACGCGATAGCAGCAAGCTGATAGCAGCGGTACAGCAAGAAGTGGCAATGGTCAGTAATGTCTTAGTGGAATATATTGAATTGGTTGAACCGACTACGTTGATGTCTTTAGAAAAAGTTGAGGAGGAAGGAATGCTTGCGATCGCTGCTCGTCTTGGTTCTACACGTTTGATTGATAATACCATCTTGCGCGATCGCCAACCCATCATCGCCATTGATGGCCCAGCCGGCGCTGGGAAATCCACAGTGGCTCGTCAAGTGGCAGCAAACCTGGGTTTAGTGTATTTAGATACAGGGGCTATGTACCGCGCTGTCACTTGGTTGGTATTACAAACAGGTATTGCCATTGACGATGATTGTGCGATCGCCGAGTTAGCTAGCCAGTGTAAAATTGAACTGACACACAGTCAGGAGCTACAATCTCCGGTGCGGGTTTGGATTAACGGTACTGATGTTACTCAGTCAATTCGCACGATTGAAGTAACATCTAAGGTATCAGCGATCGCTGCACAAGCTGCTGTGCGTCAAGCACTTGTTAAACAACAGCAAAGCTGGGGTAAAAGGGGCGGTTTAGTAGCTGAAGGACGAGACATTGGTACTCATGTATTCCCCGATGCTGAGGTAAAAGTCTTTTTAACTGCTTCTGTTAGTGAACGTGCACGTCGTCGCCAGCAAGACTTTAACAAACAAGGTCAACCCGAAGTGAGTTTAGAGCAGCTGGAACAGGACATTGCTGAACGTGACTGGAAAGATAGTACTCGCAACGTTTCCCCCTTAAGGAAAGCAGCGGATGCTATGGAAATTCAAACCGATGGTTTGAACGCGTCTGAAGTCACCGCACAAATTGTTAACTACTATCAGCAACGTTTCTCTCACTAG
- a CDS encoding DUF5895 domain-containing protein, which yields MKASANFDFEDEKFNAPPSQVIPWCQMINPRYGTDGIQSYGLAIKLDNAQAVGFTPDDNWQQVEHEFSSGSETVFISTTPQIVIVRRGPLSVKDRESGMKLGTLKDNYDAFLADKLKFKTFTRYLIFLVGKNKKFLHQLPLQLTLNGAAGASFSKTYCEFQQGKVVSGFVAELEKAYAAYRKQPLSPKGPLFHAHGIFCPIIESEERGIEPNTVLVASTVDYKHPTVGTLTQYMIASDSLESATICKAFEEYKDFGKEPVKVETPKMAMAGVSNSYVYADEDDFGYPPY from the coding sequence ATGAAAGCATCTGCTAATTTCGACTTTGAGGACGAGAAATTTAATGCCCCGCCTTCTCAAGTCATTCCCTGGTGTCAGATGATTAATCCTCGGTATGGCACAGATGGTATTCAATCCTATGGATTGGCGATTAAGTTGGATAATGCCCAAGCTGTTGGTTTCACACCAGATGACAATTGGCAACAGGTGGAGCATGAATTTAGCTCTGGAAGTGAAACAGTCTTCATCTCCACAACTCCACAAATAGTTATAGTGCGTCGGGGGCCGTTGTCTGTAAAAGACCGAGAAAGTGGTATGAAACTGGGTACACTTAAAGATAATTATGATGCTTTTTTAGCAGACAAACTTAAATTTAAAACCTTTACTCGCTATCTAATTTTTTTAGTAGGAAAAAACAAAAAGTTTTTACATCAATTGCCATTACAATTAACTCTCAATGGTGCAGCTGGAGCGAGTTTTAGCAAAACATACTGTGAGTTTCAACAAGGTAAAGTAGTTAGTGGATTCGTCGCTGAACTAGAGAAGGCTTATGCTGCATACCGTAAGCAACCCTTGTCACCAAAAGGCCCTTTATTCCATGCTCACGGAATTTTTTGCCCCATAATTGAATCTGAAGAAAGAGGCATTGAACCAAATACAGTTTTAGTAGCCTCAACTGTGGATTACAAACATCCCACAGTTGGGACATTAACACAATATATGATTGCTTCAGATTCTCTTGAGTCAGCAACTATCTGCAAGGCTTTTGAAGAATACAAAGATTTTGGTAAGGAACCTGTAAAAGTAGAAACACCCAAAATGGCAATGGCGGGCGTTTCTAACTCTTATGTTTATGCTGATGAAGACGATTTTGGTTATCCGCCGTATTAG